The following are encoded in a window of Cucurbita pepo subsp. pepo cultivar mu-cu-16 chromosome LG12, ASM280686v2, whole genome shotgun sequence genomic DNA:
- the LOC111807650 gene encoding COP1-interacting protein 7 codes for MKPETPLDFAVFQLSPRRSRCELFVSSHGNTEKLASGSVKPFVTQLKAAEEQFAHAVQTIKLEVERGGDAWFTKGTLERFVRFVSTPEILELVNTFDVEMSQLESARRIYSQGEGDRPSGTSGGDGTGTGSTDETKKELLKAIDVRLVAVKQDLVTASARALAAGFNPSTVSGLQLFADQFGARRLTEACSCFISLCRRRPELINTWAPGVDDRAIRSSCGSDMSIDDISEDPVGTHIKPQNQTQSKHDPQFGTTSQTEEQYSQLDESRSTTCQPAKSSATFSSRRNVNLKDDTKVETGTENLEKEKKEEETPTESSSTPVGRPARRLSVQDRINLFENKQKENTSGSGGGKPVSGKPPELRRLSSDVSSAPSVVEKAVLRRWSGVSDMSIDFSNEKKDVESPLCTPSSSSISDSKSNIFSGATEIQSEKSFPDLESKTKLEKRVHLVRVGDEEAKQQAEEQNPVEDYTGKEAGVSKAPVDWKDQSASQAQVRSFSGGPDPVGLNDRGVSQVGAKNLSSSDDKSTAFKGVLGSETKGKSSADRAEIDGAKNQVSSHVDAFAKTAGDTDGRLGNKMDDSGPRDFSAHPLRPMGHRSRSRSFSNQFEYGGIKLESSSTQFNEVDGGQLPQQRRSFKAEPEAVAGKNPASSCTHNLKVEDFGAQKMKLQKPDSAVRKQVDKSQVGREESSYLHERSKMDMIGKSVPDGQESTPTTSSIPGERVPRVRQTKGNQELNDELKMKANELEKLFAEHKLRVPGEHSSSARRNNTADVQLEHAIGSQHRTSSALDTSPAQVVERSAVIESTGSSNKMENIYTTPAKLVNNYDFSDDSRGKFYNKYMQKRDAKLREEWSSKRAEKEAKMKAMQDSLEKSKAEMKAKFSDSVDRQDSVASARRRTDKLRSFNSRSQTRDQPLINSTQSEDDGDFPEALEQKFNGNDRLHSDSYVSDSASRSNHNKKASTGRNLSSTPRSTGVSAPSLSLAKVSHSSSGKRRGQTENLLAQSVPNFSELRKENTKPSGGGKSSARPLTRTYSRGKTSHEEPAIKEEKPRRAQSSRKNSASAIDFKDISPLIMDNAVLAPLILDEEQNDESIYDKYLKGIESKTFLRKGNSIGPGAGTSIAKLKASMESETLKDDEEFDEVAFEGSEIMPKREEEEEEEHEKIEIKLAQMDNGKLRLIQESGRSSNSGSEIENSMRSHSHSQVDHSTNSELPSTLPSFHKAPQDSPGESPRSWNARMNHPFSYPHEASDIDAYMDSPIGSPASWNSHNITQAETDVARMRKKWGSAQKPSLIATSSSQSRKDVATGFKRLLKFGRKSRGTESMVDWISATTSEGDDDTEDGRDPASRSSEDLRKSRMGFSEGHDDGFNESELYCEQVQELRSSIPAPPADFKLREDHLSGSSLKAPRSFFSLSTFRSKGTDSTSR; via the exons atgaaaccGGAGACGCCTCTGGATTTTGCCGTATTTCAACTGTCACCTAGGCGTTCACG TTGCGAACTATTTGTTTCTAGCCATGGCAACACAGAGAAACTAGCATCGGGTTCAGTGAAGCCGTTTGTAACTCAATTAAAGGCTGCAGAAGAGCAGTTTGCTCATGCAGTCCAGACAATTAAGCTTGAAGTTGAGAGGGGTGGAGATGCTTGGTTCACGAAAGGAACCCTTGAAAG GTTTGTGCGTTTTGTTAGCACGCCTGAGATATTGGAGTTGGTCAATACATTTGATGTGGAGATGTCTCAATTGGAATCTGCTAGAAGAATATATTCTCAA gGGGAAGGTGATCGGCCTTCTGGCACATCGG GTGGGGATGGAACAGGTACAGGCTCAACAGATGAAACCAA GAAGGAGCTTTTGAAAGCTATCGATGTACGCCTTGTTGCAGTTAAGCAGGACTTGGTCACAGCTTCTGCTCGTGCATTAGCTGCCGGTTTTAATCCCAGTACAGTGTCTGGCCTTCAATTATTCGCCGATCAGTTTGGTGCCCGTCGCCTCAC CGAAGCGTGCtcttgtttcatttctctttgcCGGAGGAGGCCGGAACTTATTAACACGTGGGCCCCAGGTGTCGATGACCGAGCCATCAGATCTTCATGTGGGTCAGACATGTCAATCGATGACATCAGTGAAGATCCTGTTGGAACTCATATCAAGCCGCAAAACCAAACACAGAGTAAGCACGATCCACAATTTGGTACAACTTCACAAACTGAAGAACAATATTCCCAACTGGACGAATCAAGATCCACCACGTGTCAACCGGCCAAATCCTCTGCCACCTTCTCGAGCCGACGCAACGTAAACTTGAAAGACGACACGAAGGTGGAGACGGGCACCGAAAActtggagaaagagaagaaggaagaggagaCTCCGACGGAATCCTCATCAACTCCTGTGGGTCGGCCTGCCAGGCGTCTCAGCGTCCAAGATCGTATTAACCTTTTTGAGAACAAACAGAAGGAAAATACCAGTGGCAGTGGAGGAGGCAAGCCCGTTTCTGGAAAACCTCCGGAACTAAGAAGGCTCTCTTCAGATGTTTCATCAGCGCCATCGGTGGTGGAGAAGGCGGTTTTGAGGAGATGGAGTGGTGTGAGTGATATGAGTATTGATTTCAGTAATGAAAAGAAGGACGTGGAGAGTCCATTATGTACACCTTCCTCATCTTCAATTTCTGATTCCAAGTCTAATATATTTTCTGGTGCAACCGAAATTCAAAGTGAGAAAAGCTTTCCTGATTTGGAGAGTAAGACTAAGCTTGAAAAAAGGGTCCATCTTGTTAGAGTTGGCGATGAGGAGGCCAAACAACAAGCTGAGGAACAAAATCCAGTTGAGGATTATACAGGTAAAGAGGCTGGGGTGTCAAAGGCACCAGTCGATTGGAAGGACCAATCAGCTTCTCAGGCCCAAGTCAGGTCATTCTCTGGTGGACCAGACCCAGTTGGATTGAATGATCGAGGGGTTTCTCAAGTAGGTGCTAAGAATTTATCGAGCAGTGACGACAAAAGTACGGCCTTTAAAGGTGTATTAGGCTCTGAGACAAAGGGAAAAAGCTCTGCAGATCGAGCGGAAATCGATGGAGCCAAGAATCAAGTTTCGTCCCACGTTGATGCTTTTGCTAAGACGGCAGGGGATACTGATGGTAGGTTAGGTAATAAGATGGATGATTCTGGACCAAGAGACTTTTCAGCACATCCGTTACGTCCTATGGGTCACCGGAGTCGTTCTCGTTCTTTTTCTAACCAATTTGAATACGGTGGAATAAAACTGGAATCCTCATCAACTCAGTTCAACGAAGTTGATGGCGGCCAATTACCTCAGCAACGGAGATCTTTTAAAGCCGAACCTGAGGCAGTGGCTGGCAAGAACCCCGCATCATCATGTACGCATAATCTTAAAGTAGAAGATTTTGGAGCtcagaaaatgaaattgcAGAAACCTGATTCGGCTGTCCGTAAACAAGTGGATAAGTCACAAGTTGGCAGAGAAGAAAGCAGTTATCTTCATGAGAGAAGTAAAATGGATATGATTGGGAAAAGTGTTCCAGATGGCCAAGAAAGCACTCCTACAACCTCAAGCATACCAGGAGAGCGAGTTCCAAGAGTGAGGCAGACTAAGGGAAATCAGGAGCTCAATGATGAACTAAAAATGAAGGCAAATGAACTTGAAAAGCTTTTTGCAGAGCACAAGCTCCGTGTTCCAGGGGAGCACTCCAGCTCTGCGAGGCGAAACAATACTGCCGACGTGCAGCTAGAACATGCAATTGGTTCGCAGCATAGAACATCTTCAGCTTTAGACACTTCTCCTGCTCAAGTGGTGGAAAGATCTGCGGTAATAGAATCAACGGGGAGttcaaataaaatggaaaatatttatacaaCGCCAGCAAAGTTGGTAAATAACTATGACTTCAGTGATGATTCTAGAggaaaattttataacaagTATATGCAGAAAAGAGATGCTAAGCTGAGAGAAGAATGGAGTTCCAAAAGAGCAGAGAAGGAAGCCAAGATGAAGGCCATGCAAGACAGCCTTGAGAAAAGTAAAGCTGAGATGAAAGCAAAATTTTCTGATTCTGTCGACCGACAAGATTCCGTAGCTAGTGCTCGGAGACGTACAGATAAACTGAGATCATTCAACTCTCGCTCTCAAACAAGAGACCAG CCACTGATCAATTCAACTCAAAGTGAGGATGATGGGGACTTTCCTGAGGCTTTGGAGCAGAAATTTAATGGGAATGATAGATTGCATAGTGATTCATATGTATCGGATAGTGCTTCCAGAAGCAACCATAACAAGAAGGCTTCCACAGGTAGAAATTTATCATCTACCCCGCGTTCCACTGGGGTTTCAGCTCCATCCTTGTCACTTGCCAAGGTTTCCCACTCCAGTTCCGGGAAGCGAAGAGGACAAACAGAAAATCTTCTTGCACAGTCAGTTCCTAATTTCTCTGAACTgaggaaagaaaatacaaaaccTTCTGGTGGTGGCAAATCATCAGCACGCCCTCTGACGAGAACCTATTCTCGCGGTAAAACTAGCCATGAAGAGCCAGCCATTAAGGAGGAGAAGCCTCGTCGTGCACAGTCTTCAAGAAAGAACTCTGCTAGTGCTATTGACTTCAAGGATATATCACCTTTGATCATGGATAATGCTGTTTTAGCACCATTGATATTGGATGAAGAGCAGAACGATGAGAGTATTTATGATAAGTATTTGAAGGGCATAGAATCGAAGACTTTTCTGAGGAAGGGCAATAGCATAGGCCCTGGTGCTGGAACAAGTATAGCGAAGTTGAAAGCTTCTATGGAATCCGAAACTTTAAAAGATGATGAGGAATTTGATGAAGTTGCATTTGAGGGTTCAGAAATTATGCCCAAacgagaagaggaagaggaggaagagcatgagaaaatagaaattaaactTGCTCAGATGGATAATGGAAAACTAAGATTAATCCAGGAATCGGGCAGATCAAGTAATTCTGGGTCTGAAATTGAGAATTCTATGAGATCTCACTCTCATTCTCAGGTGGATCATTCTACAAATTCTGAGCTTCCCTCCACATTGCCTTCGTTTCATAAAGCACCTCAGGATTCGCCTGGTGAGAGCCCTCGGTCATGGAACGCACGCATGAATCATCCATTCTCCTACCCACATGAGGCCTCTGATATTGATGCATATATGGACTCACCCATTGGGAGCCCTGCATCATGGAATTCACATAATATAACACAAGCAGAAACTGATGTGGCTAGAATGAGAAAGAAATGGGGAAGTGCCCAGAAGCCTTCTCTTATTGCTACCTCATCCAGTCAGTCACGCAAGGATGTGGCCACAGGGTTTAAAAGGTTGTTAAAGTTCGGAAGGAAAAGTCGCGGGACGGAAAGTATGGTTGACTGGATCTCTGCTACAACATCTGAGGGAGATGATGATACAGAAGATGGGCGAGATCCTGCTAGTAGGTCATCCGAAGACTTAAGGAAGTCACGAATGGGATTCTCAGAGGGTCATGATGATGGCTTTAATGAAAGCGAGTTGTACTGTGAACAGG TTCAAGAATTACGAAGTTCGATTCCTGCACCTCCAGCTGACTTCAAGCTAAGGGAAGATCACTTGTCAGGAAGCTCCTTGAAAG CTCCACGatcgttcttctctctctcaaccTTTCGCAGCAAGGGAACAGATTCAACGTCGAGGTAA
- the LOC111807149 gene encoding trihelix transcription factor ASIL2-like, with translation MKEDDEIQSFPSPGSGSPASPISNGRITVTVAAAAPPPPPSALNTITLALPIQQSKGGGGGGGSGREDCWSEGATSVLIDAWGERYLELSRGNLKQKHWKEVADIVSSREDYTKIPRTDIQCKNRIDTVKKKYKTEKAKLTAGGGPSKWPFYDRLDLLIGPAASKNSVSIAGANPPLQPNQKVPLGIPVVNRPVNPYQAQQNHNHSQQQQQKGPKAQKIQYHKRPRTTDSDSSGSDRETSPTSSDSYRQKKVQSKNVRVQKEVVNPKLAQVGKTEKGKNGSREKGWVNAVSELTQAIMKFGEAYEQAESSKLQQVVVMEKQRMKFAKDLELQRMQFFMKTQLEISQLKHGRRVVAAGNHHGSNNNNNNNHSNSDSSN, from the coding sequence ATGAAGGAAGACGATGAGATTCAGTCCTTTCCGTCGCCAGGGAGTGGATCTCCGGCTTCTCCGATCTCTAACGGCCGGATTACCGTGACGGTTGCGGCGGCGGcgcctcctcctccgccaTCTGCTCTAAATACGATAACCTTGGCGCTGCCGATTCAGCAGTCCAagggcggcggcggcggcggaggaagCGGAAGAGAGGATTGCTGGAGCGAAGGCGCGACGTCGGTGCTGATTGATGCTTGGGGAGAGAGGTATTTGGAACTGAGTAGAGGGAATTTGAAGCAGAAGCATTGGAAAGAGGTGGCTGACATTGTGAGTAGTAGAGAGGATTATACCAAGATACCGAGGACTGACATTCAGTGCAAGAATCGGATAGATACGGTCAAGAAGAAGTATAAGACTGAGAAGGCTAAGCTTACTGCTGGAGGAGGCCCCAGTAAGTGGCCATTTTATGATAGATTGGATCTATTGATCGGTCCGGCGGCTTCGAAGAATTCTGTTTCCATCGCCGGTGCAAATCCGCCTCTGCAGCCGAACCAGAAAGTTCCTCTAGGAATTCCGGTGGTGAATCGACCGGTGAATCCGTACCAGGCTCAGCAGAACCATAATCACAGTCAACAACAGCAACAGAAGGGGCCAAAAGCTCAGAAGATCCAGTACCACAAGCGGCCTCGTACTACAGATTCCGATTCCTCAGGCTCCGACAGAGAAACATCCCCAACTTCCAGTGATAGTTACCGGCAAAAGAAAGTTCAGAGCAAAAATGTTAGGGTTCAGAAGGAGGTGGTGAATCCGAAACTGGCTCAGGTGGGGAAAACTGAAAAGGGAAAGAACGGATCGAGAGAAAAGGGATGGGTAAATGCAGTGAGTGAATTAACACAAgcaattatgaaatttggtgaagCGTATGAACAAGCAGAGAGTTCGAAGCTGCAGCAAGTGGTAGTAATGGAGAAGCAGAGGATGAAATTTGCCAAGGATCTGGAACTGCAAAGAATGCAATTCTTCATGAAGACGCAGCTGGAAATCTCGCAACTCAAGCATGGGAGAAGAGTTGTGGCTGCTGGTAATCATCATGgtagcaacaacaacaacaacaacaaccacaGTAACAGCGATAGCAGCAACTAG
- the LOC111807580 gene encoding ABC transporter B family member 19-like yields the protein MSAVPGYRRHYPTPASSTDVSISFSQLDSSRKSTPETRSLNLHPATPFATDDDKSWQGELSWQFEPTGWRDSRNFGVALGPWGASIAPSSFSTTHALRRTANDYYLSPSRRVRRNVPSPYSDGSCYGYIPAGRVELQSFVGGETENSLFIGESYIPSETSKIGPYSCQKNGSKGPLADKDELSKNYHAISEHSFNFEHSRMYSSYTDDSVSDASDEEDEVEPAKAVGLFSLFKYSTKWDFLLIILGCLGALINGGSLPWYSYLFGNFVNQLAVESSEADKTQMMRDVARICLFMTGLAAIVVVGAYMEITCWRLVGDRSAQRIRMMYLRAVLRQDISFFDTKISTGDIMHGISSDVAQIQEVMGEKMAHFIHHIFTFICGYVVGFLRSWKVSLVVFSVTPLMMFCGIAYKAVYVGLASKEEASYRKAGGVAEQAISSIRTVFSFVAEDNLGAKYAELLENSVPFGRRIGFSKGVGMGVIYLVTYSTWALAFWYGAILVAQKEITGGDAIACFFGVNVGGRGLALSLSYFAQFAQGTVAAGRIFTILDRVPEIDSYSPMGRTLQNVRGRIEFKGVSFTYPSRPDTMILKSLNLVFPASKTLALVGASGGGKSTIFALIERFYDPIEGTISLDGCDIRTLQIKWLRDQIGMVGQEPVLFATSIIENVMMGKENATEKEAIAACIAANADNFISALPQGYNTQVGDRGALLSGGQKQRIALARAMIKDPKILLLDEPTSALDSESESTVQKAIHQLSLGRTTIVIAHRLATVRNSHAIAVIEHGSVIEIGTHRQLMEREGAYYNLAKLTSEAVQVTPPKQNDTQKFTDLSFNDISKSEYVVEFPKSKYFKSTLEDKQEEKKEEKRRNVRIAEILKLQKPEIPILILGFLMGLSAGAILSIFPFVLGEALQVYFDSETSRMKAKVGHLCIVLVGLGIGCIVFMTGQQGFCGWAGTKLTVRVRDLLFRSILKQEPGWFDFPENSTGILISRLSIDCINFRSFLGDRISVLLMGLSAAAVGLGLSFWLEWRLTMLAAALTPFTLGASYISLIINIGPKLDEKAYAKASNIASGAVSNIRTVTTFSAQEQLVKAFNRSLSEPKKKSVKTSQILGLTFGFSQGAMYGAYTLTLWFAAHLVQQGKTSFGDVYKIFLILVLSSFSVGQLAGLAPDTSVAETAIPAVLDVIDRRPLIGVDKGKRTKNERKSLGVEFKMVTFAYPSRPEMIVLKDFCLKIKECSTVALVGESGSGKSTVIWLTQRFYDPNRGKVLMGGVDLREMNVKWLRRQTALVGQEPALFAGSLRDNIAFANPKASWTEIEEAARDAYIHKFISGLPQGYDTQVGESGVQLSGGQKQRIAIARAILKKSSVLLLDEASSALDLESEKHVQAALRKVSKEATTIIVAHRLSSIRNADTIAVIRNGSVVEHGSHDTLMAKARLGGVYINMVRAESEATAFS from the exons ATGTCCGCCGTTCCCGGCTACCGGCGCCACTATCCGACGCCGGCGAGTTCGACCGACGTCTCTATCTCTTTTTCCCAATTAGATTCCTCGAGAAAATCCACTCCAGAAACACGGTCTCTAAACCTTCATCCAGCCACTCCCTTCGCCACAGACGATGATAAATCATGGCAAGGGGAGCTCTCATGGCAGTTCGAGCCAACTGGATGGCGAGATTCTCGTAATTTCGGCGTAGCCTTAGGTCCCTGGGGTGCCTCTATTGCCccatcttcattttcaactacCCACGCTTTACGCCGAACCGCCAATGATTACTATCTTTCTCCCTCTCGCCGCGTTCGCCGGAATGTTCCGAGCCCGTACAGCGACGGTTCCTGTTACGGCTATATTCCGGCTGGCAGAGTGGAACTACAGAGCTTTGTGGGTGGAGAAACAGAGAACTCATTGTTCATCGGAGAAAGCTATATTCCTAGTGAAACTAGCAAAATCGGCCCCTATTCCTGCCAGAAAAATGGAAGTAAAGGGCCTTTGGCGGATAAAGATGAGCTTAGCAAGAATTACCATGCTATTTCTGAACATTCTTTTAACTTTGAACATAGTAGGATGTATTCATCATATACTGATGATAGTGTTTCGGATGCCagtgatgaagaagatgaagtggAGCCTGCTAAGGCAGTTGGGCTTTTTAGCTTGTTTAAGTATTCAACGAAGTGGGATTTTCTTCTTATAATATTGGGGTGTTTAGGAGCTCTCATCAATGGCGGATCTCTTCCTTGGTATTCTTATCTTTTTGGGAATTTTGTCAACCAGCTTGCTGTAGAATCTTCTGAAGCTGACAAGACTCAGATGATGAGAGATGTGGCAAGG ATATGCCTGTTCATGACTGGATTAGCAGCAATTGTGGTGGTTGGAGCATACATGG AGATAACCTGTTGGAGATTGGTGGGGGATCGTTCGGCTCAGCGTATTAGAATGATGTATCTACGAGCTGTTCTACGACAGGATATCAGCTTTTTCGACACAAAAATTAGCACGGGTGATATTATGCATGGAATTTCCAGTGATGTGGCTCAAATCCAAGAAGTGATGGGGGAGAAG ATGGCTCACTTCATTCACCACATATTCACCTTCATATGTGGGTATGTAGTAGGTTTTCTAAGGTCATGGAAAGTTTCTTTGGTTGTCTTCTCAGTGACCCCTCTGATGATGTTCTGTGGCATAGCTTATAAAGCCGTTTATGTTGGCCTAGCTTCAAAAGAAGAG GCTTCTTACAGGAAAGCTGGGGGAGTGGCAGAGCAAGCCATCAGTTCAATCCGAACTGTGTTTTCGTTCGTTGCAGAAGATAACCTTGGTGCAAAATATGCTGAGCTCTTGGAAAACTCTGTGCCATTTGGGAGGAGGATTGGATTCTCGAAAGGCGTAGGCATGGGAGTTATTTATCTGGTGACTTACTCAACCTGGGCTTTGGCTTTCTGGTATGGAGCTATCTTGGTTGCCCAGAAAGAGATCACCGGTGGCGACGCAATCGCTTGTTTCTTTGGCGTCAACGTCGGAGGAAG GGGATTGGCTCTGTCACTGTCATATTTTGCTCAGTTTGCACAAGGAACAGTAGCAGCAGGAAGAATTTTCACAATCCTAGACAGAGTTCCAGAGATAGATTCCTACAGCCCAATGGGAAGAACCCTCCAAAACGTTCGTGGAAGAATAGAGTTCAAAGGCGTCAGTTTCACATACCCATCTCGTCCAGATACCATGATTCTCAAGTCACTCAATCTGGTGTTTCCAGCTTCAAAGACACTCGCTCTTGTTGGCGCCAGTGGCGGCGGTAAATCCACCATTTTTGCTCTGATAGAGAGGTTCTACGACCCCATTGAAG GGACGATCAGTCTGGATGGGTGTGATATAAGGACACTGCAAATCAAGTGGTTGAGAGATCAGATTGGGATGGTGGGTCAAGAACCAGTCCTTTTCGCCACAAGTATTATTGAGAACGTTATGATGGGAAAAGAGAATGCGACTGAAAAAGAGGCCATTGCTGCCTGTATTGCTGCAAATGCTGACAACTTCATCTCTGCCCTCCCACAAGGCTATAACACCCAG GTTGGAGATAGAGGAGCTCTGCTCTCGGGCGGTCAAAAACAACGAATAGCTTTGGCACGAGCCATGATCAAAGACCCCAAAATTCTTCTCTTAGATGAACCAACAAGTGCATTGGACTCAGAATCCGAGTCTACAGTTCAAAAGGCTATCCATCAGCTTTCTTTAGGCCGAACAACAATTGTTATCGCTCACAGGCTTGCAACTGTGAGAAACTCCCATGCCATTGCTGTCATTGAACATGGCTCTGTTATCGAAATTGGTACTCATCGTCAGCTGATGGAGCGAGAAGGCGCCTATTATAACCTCGCCAAACTCACATCTGAAGCAGTTCAAGTAACTCCTCCCAAACAAAATGATACTCAGAAATTCACTGATCTTTCATTCAATGATATCTCAAAGTCGGAGTACGTAGTTGAGTTTCCGAAGTCGAAGTACTTCAAATCTACGCTTGAGGATAAgcaagaggagaagaaagaagagaaacgAAGAAACGTTCGGATTGCAGAAATCTTGAAACTACAAAAGCCAGAGATTCCCATCCTGATATTGGGATTTCTCATGGGATTGAGTGCAGGTGCAATTTTGTcgatttttcctttcgttcTTGGTGAAGCCCTTCAAGTTTATTTTGATAGTGAAACTTCTAGGATGAAAGCCAAAGTTGGGCATTTGTGTATAGTGCTGGTTGGGCTTGGGATTGGCTGCATTGTGTTCATGACAGGGCAGCAAGGCTTCTGTGGTTGGGCTGGAACTAAGCTCACAGTGAGAGTAAGAGATCTTTTGTTCAGATCAATACTGAAACAAGAGCCTGGTTGGTTTGATTTCCCTGAGAATTCCACTGGAATTCTCATATCTAGGCTATCAATCGACTGCATCAATTTTCGCTCGTTTCTTGGTGATCGAATCTCGGTCTTGTTGATGGGGTTGAGTGCAGCTGCAGTTGGCCTTGGGCTCTCATTTTGGCTCGAATGGAGACTAACCATGTTGGCTGCTGCTCTAACCCCTTTCACTCTTGGTGCTAGTTACATaagtttgattataaatatcgGACCAAAACTTGATGAAAAAGCTTATGCCAAAGCTAGCAATATTGCTTCAGGTGCGGTGTCAAACATACGGACAGTGACAACGTTTTCTGCGCAAGAGCAGCTGGTTAAAGCCTTTAATCGATCATTATCCGAGCCGAAGAAGAAATCGGTTAAAACGTCGCAGATTTTAGGCTTAACATTTGGCTTCTCCCAAGGTGCCATGTATGGAGCCTATACTCTTACTCTCTGGTTTGCTGCACACCTTGTTCAACAAGGCAAAACAAGTTTTGGTGATGTGTATAAGATTTTCCTCATTCTTGTTTTGAGCTCCTTTTCTGTTGGACAACTTGCTGGTTTAGCTCCGGATACTTCTGTGGCAGAAACTGCGATTCCCGCAGTGTTGGATGTCATCGATCGGAGGCCATTGATAGGTGTCGATAAAGGAAAACGTACGAAGAACGAACGGAAAAGTCTTGGTGTTGAATTCAAAATGGTGACATTTGCATACCCATCTAGGCCAGAGATGATTGTGCTGAAGGACTTCTGCTTAAAGATTAAGGAATGCAGCACAGTGGCTTTGGTTGGTGAGAGTGGCTCGGGAAAATCGACGGTAATATGGCTGACTCAACGATTTTACGACCCGAACCGAGGGAAGGTGCTGATGGGAGGCGTAGATTTGAGGGAGATGAATGTGAAATGGTTGAGGAGGCAAACAGCATTGGTTGGTCAAGAGCCTGCACTGTTTGCTGGAAGCTTAAGAGACAACATTGCATTTGCAAACCCAAAGGCCTCATGGACTGAGATAGAAGAGGCTGCTAGAGATGCTTACATTCACAAGTTCATCAGTGGCCTCCCTCAAGGATACGACACACAG GTTGGCGAAAGCGGGGTTCAGCTCTCGGGTGGCCAGAAGCAAAGGATAGCAATAGCAAGGGCgattttgaagaaatcaagCGTGTTGTTACTAGATGAAGCAAGCAGTGCTTTGGACTTAGAATCTGAAAAACATGTCCAAGCTGCACTTAGGAAGGTGTCAAAGGAAGCTACTACGATCATAGTCGCCCATCGGCTTTCGAGTATCCGTAATGCTGATACGATTGCAGTTATTAGAAATGGCTCGGTCGTCGAGCATGGCAGCCATGACACCTTAATGGCCAAAGCTCGGCTCGGTGGTGTGTATATAAACATGGTTCGTGCTGAATCTGAAGCCACTGCATTTTCTTGA